One window of Nostoc sp. C052 genomic DNA carries:
- the psbB gene encoding photosystem II chlorophyll-binding protein CP47 has product MGLPWYRVHTVVLNDPGRLISVHLMHTALVAGWAGSMALYELAVFDPSDPILNPMWRQGMFVLPFMSRLGVTQSWGGWNVTGGPSTDPGFWSFEGVAAAHIVLSGLLFLAAVWHWVYWDLELFRDPRTGEPALDLPKMFGIHLFLSGLLCFGFGAFHVTGLFGPGIWVSDAYGITGAAQAVAPEWGPDGFNPYNPGGIAAHHIAAGVVGIIAGLFHLTVRPPERLYKALRMGNIETVLSSSIAAVFFAAFVVAGTMWYGNAATPIELFGPTRYQWDQGYFRQEIQRRVQTGVAQGATLDQAWSQIPEKLAFYDYVGNSPAKGGLFRTGPMVKGDGIAQSWQGHAVFKDSEGRELTVRRLPNFFETFPVILTDADGIVRADIPFRRAESKYSFEQSGVTVSFYGGNLNGKTFTEPADVKKYARKAQGGEIFEFDRETLNSDGVFRTSPRGWFTFGHAVFALLFFFGHLWHGSRTIYRDVFAGVDADLEEQVEWGLFQKVGDKSTRRKEAL; this is encoded by the coding sequence ATGGGACTACCCTGGTACCGAGTACATACAGTCGTTCTGAATGATCCAGGGCGACTGATTTCTGTACACCTAATGCACACAGCCTTAGTAGCAGGCTGGGCTGGTTCGATGGCACTCTACGAACTAGCTGTTTTTGATCCTAGCGATCCGATTCTCAACCCGATGTGGCGTCAAGGGATGTTCGTTTTGCCCTTCATGTCACGTTTGGGCGTTACTCAATCTTGGGGTGGTTGGAATGTTACTGGTGGCCCATCAACTGATCCTGGCTTCTGGTCATTTGAAGGCGTTGCTGCCGCTCACATTGTTCTTTCCGGTCTGCTATTCCTAGCTGCCGTATGGCACTGGGTTTACTGGGATTTGGAACTCTTTAGAGATCCCCGCACTGGTGAACCCGCCTTAGACTTGCCAAAGATGTTTGGCATTCACCTGTTCTTATCTGGTCTACTTTGTTTTGGATTTGGTGCTTTTCACGTCACCGGACTATTTGGGCCGGGGATATGGGTTTCTGACGCCTATGGTATAACTGGCGCTGCCCAGGCAGTAGCACCAGAATGGGGGCCAGATGGCTTTAACCCCTATAACCCTGGTGGCATTGCGGCTCACCATATTGCCGCTGGTGTTGTTGGTATTATTGCAGGCTTATTCCACCTCACAGTTAGACCCCCCGAACGGCTCTACAAAGCCCTGCGGATGGGGAACATTGAAACAGTACTTTCTAGCAGTATTGCAGCAGTCTTTTTCGCTGCTTTCGTTGTTGCTGGTACTATGTGGTACGGTAACGCCGCCACACCCATCGAATTGTTTGGCCCTACCCGCTATCAATGGGATCAAGGCTACTTCCGTCAAGAAATTCAGCGCCGCGTCCAAACAGGCGTTGCTCAAGGTGCAACCCTTGACCAAGCTTGGTCGCAGATTCCCGAAAAACTGGCTTTCTACGATTACGTCGGTAATAGCCCCGCGAAAGGCGGTCTATTCCGTACAGGGCCGATGGTGAAGGGTGATGGTATTGCCCAATCTTGGCAAGGTCACGCCGTATTCAAAGATTCTGAAGGACGGGAATTGACCGTGCGTCGTCTCCCCAACTTCTTTGAAACCTTCCCAGTAATTTTGACCGATGCAGATGGAATTGTCCGCGCTGACATTCCCTTCCGTCGGGCAGAATCTAAGTATAGCTTCGAGCAATCTGGTGTCACCGTTAGTTTCTACGGCGGCAATCTGAATGGTAAGACCTTTACAGAACCAGCTGATGTGAAGAAGTATGCCCGTAAGGCTCAAGGTGGTGAAATCTTTGAATTTGACCGAGAAACCTTGAACTCTGATGGTGTATTCCGCACCAGTCCTAGAGGTTGGTTTACCTTTGGACACGCCGTATTTGCTCTGCTGTTCTTCTTTGGTCATCTCTGGCATGGTTCTCGGACAATCTACCGAGACGTATTTGCCGGTGTTGATGCGGATCTAGAAGAGCAAGTTGAGTGGGGTCTATTCCAGAAAGTGGGTGACAAGTCAACCCGCCGAAAAGAAGCCCTTTAA
- the gndA gene encoding NADP-dependent phosphogluconate dehydrogenase — MTLQSFGVIGLAVMGENIALNVERNGFPIAVYNRSREKTDAFMAQRATGRNVKAAFTLEEFVALLERPRKILVMVQAGKPVDAVIAQLKPLLEEGDIIIDGGNSWFEDTERRTQELEPTGLRYLGMGVSGGEEGALNGPSLMPGGTTSSYEFLSPIFNKIAAQVDDGPCVTYIGPGGSGHYVKMVHNGIEYGDMQLIAEAYDLLKNVAGLNPSQLHDVFAEWNTTDELDSFLIEITKNIFPYIDPDTNLPLVDLIVDAAGQKGTGRWTVQTALELGVSIPTITAAVNARIISSIKEERVAASKVLTGPTVKYDGQTKDFINKVRDALYCSKICSYAQGMALLSTASKTYNWNLNLGEMARIWKGGCIIRARFLNKIKKAFSENPALPNLLLAPEFKQTILDRQTAWREVIATAATVGIPVPAFSASLDYFDSYRRDRLPQNLTQAQRDYFGAHTYLRLDKPGTFHTEWVPIAEAEK, encoded by the coding sequence ATGACACTACAAAGCTTTGGTGTGATTGGATTAGCCGTTATGGGTGAGAACATCGCTCTCAACGTGGAGCGCAATGGCTTCCCAATTGCAGTTTACAACCGCTCCCGCGAAAAAACGGATGCGTTTATGGCGCAGCGTGCTACAGGACGGAACGTCAAAGCCGCCTTTACTCTAGAAGAATTCGTTGCTTTATTGGAACGTCCCCGCAAAATTCTAGTAATGGTGCAAGCTGGTAAGCCAGTGGATGCGGTGATTGCTCAACTCAAACCCTTGTTAGAAGAAGGCGATATCATTATCGACGGTGGCAACTCTTGGTTTGAAGATACGGAACGCCGCACTCAGGAATTAGAACCTACTGGGCTTCGGTATCTTGGTATGGGTGTCAGTGGCGGTGAAGAAGGGGCGTTGAATGGCCCATCTCTGATGCCTGGAGGTACAACAAGCTCTTACGAGTTTCTATCACCAATTTTCAACAAAATTGCTGCCCAAGTCGATGATGGCCCTTGTGTAACCTACATTGGCCCTGGTGGTTCTGGCCACTATGTAAAAATGGTACACAACGGCATTGAGTACGGTGATATGCAGCTAATTGCTGAAGCCTACGACTTGCTGAAAAATGTCGCTGGGTTAAATCCTAGTCAGCTACATGATGTGTTTGCTGAATGGAACACCACCGATGAACTCGATTCATTTTTGATTGAGATTACGAAGAATATCTTCCCATATATTGATCCAGACACAAATCTACCCCTGGTGGATTTGATTGTTGACGCAGCAGGTCAAAAGGGAACTGGACGCTGGACTGTACAAACTGCGTTGGAATTAGGAGTCTCTATTCCCACAATTACAGCAGCAGTTAATGCCCGGATTATCTCTTCGATTAAAGAGGAGCGGGTAGCAGCATCGAAAGTCCTCACAGGCCCCACTGTCAAGTATGACGGGCAAACCAAGGACTTTATCAATAAAGTACGCGATGCTCTCTATTGCTCAAAAATCTGTTCTTATGCTCAAGGGATGGCGCTGCTATCCACAGCTTCCAAAACATATAACTGGAATTTGAATCTGGGCGAAATGGCGCGGATTTGGAAAGGTGGTTGTATTATTCGCGCTCGCTTTTTGAATAAAATTAAGAAGGCTTTTAGCGAAAATCCAGCATTACCTAACCTGTTGTTAGCTCCCGAATTTAAGCAGACAATTCTTGACAGACAGACAGCTTGGCGGGAAGTGATTGCAACCGCTGCAACAGTGGGAATTCCAGTACCCGCATTTAGCGCCTCCTTGGATTATTTTGACAGCTATCGCCGCGATCGCTTGCCTCAAAACTTAACTCAAGCACAACGTGACTACTTCGGCGCACATACTTACCTACGTCTCGATAAGCCTGGGACTTTCCATACTGAATGGGTTCCCATTGCTGAAGCCGAGAAGTAA
- a CDS encoding ABC transporter substrate-binding protein, whose translation MSWFSLSVKRWGRITQFLSLFCLCLFLVVSCAPRSQQTTPPSGSVNTPTGDGRITIGTTAKPRTLDPADAYELASLGLVFNMSDRLYNYEPGSTEIKPQLATALPKVSQDGLTYTIPLRQGVVFHDGTPFNAQAMAFTINRFIQNKGKPSFLLADIVDSIKPTSDYELTIKLKKPFAAFPSLLAFPGVCAVSPKAYELGAGKFKPNIFVGTGPYKLAQYGTDSIRFDVFDKYWGEKPANKGVNLQIQTSPVNLFNAFRTGAVDVAYLSLQPDQNRSLEEGGKKGDWQAIAAEGSVVSYLVLNRNQKPLDKLEVRQAIASIIDRPLLNERVLLGQADPLYSMIPTTFKVSVPLFKDKYGDANFDQAKKLLTIAGFSKENPAKVQVWYPSSSPTRSLAAQTLKSLVDVKMDGILQFEVTPAEGPAFFKDIAKGLYPAALLDWYPDFLDPDNYVQPFLACDKGSVAKGCEDGGSQTQGSFYYSEAINKLIDQQRKELNPEARQKIFAEIQTQVTTDVPYVPLWQNKDYVFAQKGVSSVQLNPTQILVYQTLKK comes from the coding sequence ATGTCCTGGTTTTCCTTGTCCGTGAAACGGTGGGGTCGGATTACACAATTCCTATCTTTGTTTTGTCTATGTTTATTTTTAGTTGTTAGTTGCGCTCCTCGTTCGCAGCAAACTACGCCGCCATCTGGTTCTGTAAATACCCCTACAGGTGATGGTCGGATTACTATCGGTACAACAGCCAAGCCCAGAACCCTTGATCCGGCTGATGCTTATGAGTTAGCATCTTTAGGCTTGGTGTTTAATATGAGCGATCGCCTCTACAACTACGAACCAGGAAGCACCGAAATTAAGCCACAGCTAGCTACAGCATTACCGAAAGTCAGTCAAGACGGTTTAACTTATACCATCCCCTTACGTCAGGGAGTCGTTTTTCACGATGGGACTCCCTTTAACGCTCAAGCAATGGCCTTTACCATCAACCGCTTTATTCAAAATAAAGGAAAACCCTCATTCTTACTAGCTGATATAGTAGATTCGATCAAACCGACAAGCGACTATGAGTTGACAATTAAGCTGAAAAAGCCCTTTGCAGCGTTTCCCTCACTGTTGGCATTTCCTGGGGTGTGTGCAGTTTCACCAAAAGCTTACGAACTCGGTGCTGGTAAATTCAAGCCGAATATTTTTGTGGGAACCGGCCCTTACAAATTAGCGCAGTATGGTACTGATTCCATCCGATTTGATGTGTTTGATAAATATTGGGGAGAAAAACCAGCTAACAAGGGTGTTAACCTCCAAATTCAAACTAGTCCGGTTAATTTATTTAATGCTTTTCGTACAGGCGCGGTGGATGTAGCTTATTTGTCGCTGCAACCAGATCAAAATCGCAGTTTAGAAGAAGGTGGTAAAAAAGGAGATTGGCAAGCGATCGCAGCTGAAGGTAGTGTAGTAAGTTATCTGGTATTGAACCGGAATCAAAAGCCTTTAGATAAATTAGAGGTAAGACAAGCGATCGCATCCATCATTGACCGTCCACTTTTAAACGAGCGAGTGTTACTTGGTCAAGCAGATCCGCTATATAGCATGATTCCCACCACATTTAAAGTTTCTGTGCCATTATTCAAAGATAAATATGGCGATGCTAACTTTGATCAAGCTAAAAAATTACTAACTATCGCTGGTTTCTCCAAGGAAAATCCCGCCAAAGTGCAAGTTTGGTATCCTTCTAGTTCACCGACTCGTAGTTTGGCAGCACAGACACTCAAATCCCTTGTGGATGTCAAAATGGATGGAATACTCCAATTTGAAGTCACTCCCGCCGAAGGGCCAGCCTTCTTTAAAGACATTGCTAAGGGTTTGTATCCAGCAGCTTTACTAGATTGGTATCCAGACTTTTTAGATCCAGATAATTACGTTCAGCCATTTTTAGCTTGTGACAAAGGTTCTGTGGCTAAAGGATGCGAAGATGGAGGCAGTCAAACTCAGGGTTCGTTCTACTATAGCGAAGCCATCAATAAACTGATTGATCAACAACGCAAAGAACTAAACCCCGAAGCGCGTCAGAAAATTTTTGCAGAAATTCAAACACAAGTAACTACTGATGTACCTTACGTTCCCTTATGGCAAAACAAAGACTATGTGTTTGCCCAAAAAGGAGTTAGTAGTGTACAACTTAATCCTACCCAAATTCTGGTTTACCAGACACTTAAAAAGTAG
- a CDS encoding photosystem II reaction center protein T produces MESVAYILIFTLCIGTLFFAIAFREPPRFEKPKDK; encoded by the coding sequence ATGGAAAGCGTTGCGTACATCTTGATTTTTACTCTGTGTATAGGTACTCTCTTTTTTGCGATCGCATTTCGCGAACCCCCTCGCTTTGAGAAACCAAAAGATAAGTAG